In one Thalassoroseus pseudoceratinae genomic region, the following are encoded:
- a CDS encoding FHA domain-containing protein — MIMDVSLISQFSDYPSISFQVDDVPVVVGRSSHANVQVTHPLVSRMHCELCCVDGRLFLKDLASTNQTIVNGQPATETEVYPGDEILIGGVAYRVKLEPQDAMAESLAVR; from the coding sequence ATGATCATGGATGTTTCACTGATTAGCCAGTTCTCGGACTACCCATCGATTTCATTTCAAGTCGATGATGTCCCGGTTGTCGTTGGCCGAAGTTCACATGCCAACGTGCAGGTGACGCACCCGCTTGTCAGCCGAATGCACTGTGAGTTGTGTTGTGTCGATGGTCGGTTATTTCTTAAAGACCTGGCATCCACAAACCAGACGATCGTCAACGGGCAGCCCGCCACGGAAACGGAAGTGTATCCGGGAGACGAGATTTTGATTGGTGGAGTTGCTTACCGAGTTAAGTTGGAACCCCAGGATGCCATGGCGGAATCGCTGGCAGTCCGCTAG
- a CDS encoding sugar phosphate isomerase/epimerase family protein — MPRPVTLFTGQWADLPLETLCKKAGDFGYDGLELACWGDHFEVDKALSDDTYCAKKRDLLERHGLKLYSISNHLVGQAVLDRIDARHQSILPEYVWGDGDADGVNERAIEEMKNTARAAQKLGVGVVNGFTGSSIWHLIYDFPPTPPEMFDAGYQLLADRWNPILDVFQECGVKFALEVHPTEIAFDIYTAERSLKALDHREEFGFNFDPSHLIWQGVDPVEFIRAFPDRIYHVHMKDAKVTLNGKTGILTSHLGFGDPRRGWDFRSVGRGGVRFEEIIRALNAIGYPADAPLSVEWEDMGMDREAGATEAAQFCKNVDFAPSNTRFDAAFAD, encoded by the coding sequence ATGCCCCGTCCCGTAACTCTATTCACTGGCCAATGGGCTGACCTACCGTTAGAGACGCTTTGCAAAAAAGCGGGCGATTTCGGATATGACGGTCTGGAACTTGCGTGTTGGGGAGATCACTTTGAAGTCGACAAGGCGTTGTCCGACGACACCTATTGTGCGAAAAAACGTGATTTGCTGGAACGACATGGACTGAAATTGTATTCCATCTCGAACCACTTGGTTGGGCAAGCGGTGCTGGATCGCATCGATGCTCGTCATCAATCCATCTTGCCGGAATATGTCTGGGGAGATGGCGACGCGGATGGCGTCAACGAACGGGCGATCGAAGAGATGAAGAACACCGCGCGAGCCGCTCAGAAGTTGGGCGTCGGCGTGGTCAACGGGTTTACGGGGTCTTCGATCTGGCACCTCATCTATGACTTCCCGCCAACCCCACCGGAGATGTTCGACGCGGGCTATCAATTGCTCGCGGATCGTTGGAATCCGATTTTGGACGTCTTTCAAGAATGTGGCGTCAAATTCGCGTTGGAAGTCCATCCAACAGAAATTGCCTTCGATATTTACACGGCCGAACGGTCACTCAAGGCACTTGATCACCGCGAAGAATTTGGGTTCAACTTCGACCCCAGTCACCTGATTTGGCAAGGCGTCGATCCGGTTGAGTTCATTCGGGCGTTCCCGGATCGGATTTACCACGTCCACATGAAAGATGCCAAAGTCACGTTGAACGGGAAGACGGGGATTTTGACCAGTCATCTCGGGTTCGGCGATCCGCGGCGTGGTTGGGATTTCCGGAGTGTCGGTCGTGGTGGCGTTCGCTTCGAAGAGATCATTCGTGCGTTGAACGCGATCGGTTATCCGGCGGATGCCCCGTTGTCGGTCGAATGGGAAGACATGGGGATGGACCGCGAAGCCGGCGCGACCGAAGCCGCTCAGTTCTGCAAGAATGTCGATTTTGCTCCGTCCAATACTCGATTTGACGCGGCGTTTGCTGACTAA
- a CDS encoding molybdopterin biosynthesis protein → MSADSRRSLAAARQSQFLDVVSRDEATRRFREAINTQPLGVETVPLSEAVTRVLAEDVASQIDVPGFDRSNVDGFAVQASDTFGAMEEEPRIANLNLEVISPGIEPEGYVSPGTATPIATGGMLPRGADAVVMIEDTDVDETTDPPQLSITRAVSAGQNVSFAGSDIALGETVLRVGQVLSSREVGVLAAIGLSKIAVYRRPTVAILSTGDEIVPPGGLRPAGKVYDSNLFMLAAAVQELGGEPVPLGVVPDEETALEKALDEALQCDVVLLSGGTSKGAGDLSYQVVTRRVTDPGIVAHGVALKPGKPICLAATEKKPVVILPGFPTSAIFTFHEFVAPIIRQLAGLSSQATETVTARLPVRVNSQRGRTEFLLVGLVNSPDGLSAYPMGKGSGSVTTFSLADGFLTIDQHTEQIAENSKVMVTKLAGGNNAADLVFVGSHCVGLDQILSQMNLSGRQTKTIFVGSQAGLNAARKNDCDLAGLHLLDAATGEYNTPFLDDNVVLIPGYLRWQCIVYRSDDIRFDGLTPTQAIELAIKTPDCRMVNRNQGSGTRILVDELLDGEKPSGYAMQPRSHNAVAAAIQQGRADWGVAIESVAINYGLKSIRVRQEQYDFVVPRSRFDSPVIQEFRKRLTSDETQKFLEGMGFTPIHA, encoded by the coding sequence ATGTCCGCGGATTCTCGTCGCTCGTTGGCAGCTGCTCGTCAGAGCCAGTTTCTGGACGTGGTCAGCCGAGATGAGGCGACGCGTCGCTTTCGTGAAGCCATCAACACGCAACCGTTGGGTGTCGAGACTGTTCCGCTGTCGGAAGCGGTCACGCGAGTGCTGGCGGAGGATGTGGCCTCGCAGATTGATGTTCCAGGGTTCGACCGCTCGAATGTCGACGGATTCGCGGTCCAGGCGTCGGATACGTTCGGGGCCATGGAAGAAGAACCGCGAATTGCAAATCTCAATCTCGAAGTGATTTCGCCGGGCATCGAACCGGAAGGTTATGTCTCTCCCGGAACCGCAACGCCAATTGCCACCGGCGGGATGCTGCCACGCGGAGCCGACGCCGTTGTAATGATCGAAGACACCGACGTCGATGAAACAACCGATCCCCCGCAACTGAGTATCACACGTGCGGTCTCAGCGGGGCAGAACGTGTCGTTCGCCGGGAGTGACATTGCTCTCGGCGAGACGGTCTTGCGTGTCGGGCAGGTCCTTTCGTCACGGGAAGTCGGCGTACTGGCGGCGATCGGATTGTCGAAGATTGCCGTCTATCGCAGGCCGACCGTGGCCATTCTCTCGACGGGCGACGAAATTGTGCCTCCCGGCGGACTTCGACCGGCAGGAAAGGTTTACGATTCCAACTTGTTCATGCTCGCCGCCGCCGTGCAAGAACTTGGTGGCGAACCAGTGCCCTTGGGCGTCGTCCCCGATGAGGAAACCGCTCTGGAAAAGGCACTCGACGAAGCACTTCAATGCGATGTCGTGTTGTTGTCCGGCGGAACATCAAAGGGTGCTGGCGACTTGTCGTACCAGGTCGTCACCCGTCGCGTGACCGATCCGGGAATTGTCGCTCATGGCGTCGCATTGAAACCTGGAAAGCCAATCTGTTTGGCAGCGACGGAGAAAAAACCCGTCGTCATTCTGCCGGGCTTCCCCACATCGGCGATCTTCACCTTCCACGAATTCGTCGCCCCAATCATCCGGCAATTGGCGGGACTCAGTTCCCAAGCCACCGAAACCGTGACGGCTCGACTACCAGTTCGTGTGAATTCGCAACGGGGACGGACCGAGTTCCTGCTGGTCGGTCTCGTAAATTCCCCCGATGGACTCAGTGCGTACCCGATGGGCAAAGGAAGCGGGTCTGTCACGACGTTTAGCTTGGCGGATGGTTTCCTGACGATCGATCAACATACCGAACAGATAGCCGAGAATTCCAAAGTTATGGTCACGAAGTTAGCCGGTGGCAACAATGCGGCCGATCTCGTGTTTGTTGGGAGTCACTGTGTTGGTCTGGACCAGATTCTGAGTCAGATGAACCTGTCCGGCCGACAAACAAAAACCATTTTCGTCGGTAGTCAGGCCGGGTTGAATGCTGCCCGAAAAAACGACTGCGATCTGGCGGGTCTCCATTTGCTCGATGCCGCAACCGGCGAATACAACACGCCTTTTTTGGACGACAACGTCGTTCTGATCCCTGGTTACTTACGTTGGCAGTGTATCGTTTATCGATCCGACGACATACGCTTCGATGGCCTCACGCCAACACAAGCGATTGAATTGGCGATCAAGACCCCCGACTGCCGCATGGTCAATCGCAACCAAGGGAGCGGCACTCGGATTCTGGTTGATGAGTTGCTCGACGGGGAAAAGCCTTCGGGTTATGCGATGCAACCCCGTTCGCACAACGCAGTTGCGGCGGCAATTCAGCAAGGGCGAGCGGATTGGGGCGTGGCGATCGAGTCTGTCGCAATAAACTATGGTCTAAAGTCGATCCGTGTTCGCCAGGAACAGTACGATTTCGTTGTCCCACGATCCCGGTTCGATTCGCCGGTGATCCAAGAGTTCCGCAAGCGGTTGACATCCGACGAGACGCAAAAATTCTTGGAAGGAATGGGATTCACGCCAATTCATGCGTAA
- the mtnA gene encoding S-methyl-5-thioribose-1-phosphate isomerase, translating to MSVPHPSSTSAETPTPTLRWEGDHTGRLWMIDQTLLPTELKEIELGSVEAVWEAIKALRVRGAPAIGVAAAYGVVIGLQAVADAPREQFDAKLKETVDYLATSRPTAVNLFWALERMSQFAADRPEEASTKLLPKLLEEARRIELEDREMCAAIGRHGAELLADGSGVLTHCNAGGLATAGDGTALSVIFAAAASGKQLQVYADETRPLLQGARLTSWELMQRNVPVTVICDSMAGWVMKEGRVQAVVTGADRIAGNGDAANKIGTYSVALLAKEHGIPFYVAAPSSTFDLSLSSGEEIPIEERDPLEITNGMGRQTAPDGAHVYNPAFDVTPAKYIAAIITERGLIRPVNEQNVREHLAD from the coding sequence ATGTCCGTACCGCATCCATCATCGACATCTGCCGAAACACCCACTCCAACACTTCGCTGGGAGGGCGATCACACGGGCCGACTCTGGATGATTGATCAAACCCTGTTGCCAACCGAGTTGAAAGAGATTGAACTCGGATCGGTAGAGGCCGTTTGGGAGGCCATTAAAGCCTTGCGCGTTCGTGGTGCACCTGCGATTGGGGTCGCGGCGGCTTATGGTGTCGTCATCGGGTTGCAGGCAGTGGCAGACGCCCCCCGTGAGCAGTTTGATGCCAAATTGAAAGAGACGGTGGACTACCTGGCCACAAGCCGACCAACCGCCGTCAACTTGTTCTGGGCCCTCGAGCGGATGTCGCAATTTGCGGCGGATCGTCCAGAGGAAGCCTCAACGAAGTTGTTACCGAAATTGCTGGAAGAAGCTCGACGTATTGAACTTGAAGACCGCGAGATGTGCGCGGCGATCGGCCGACACGGTGCGGAATTGCTCGCGGACGGTTCCGGCGTGCTCACGCATTGTAACGCGGGTGGATTGGCGACGGCGGGCGATGGGACGGCGTTGTCAGTCATCTTTGCGGCCGCAGCGAGCGGCAAGCAACTTCAGGTCTATGCCGACGAAACGCGACCACTGCTCCAGGGGGCTCGGCTGACATCCTGGGAACTGATGCAACGCAACGTGCCCGTCACCGTCATTTGTGATTCCATGGCTGGTTGGGTCATGAAAGAGGGACGGGTCCAGGCCGTTGTCACCGGAGCGGACCGCATCGCAGGCAATGGAGACGCCGCCAACAAGATCGGCACGTACTCTGTGGCTCTGTTGGCGAAGGAACATGGCATTCCCTTCTACGTTGCCGCTCCGTCGAGCACATTTGACTTGTCATTGTCCTCCGGAGAAGAAATTCCGATCGAAGAACGTGACCCTCTGGAAATCACGAACGGAATGGGACGTCAGACAGCTCCCGATGGGGCACACGTCTACAATCCGGCCTTCGATGTGACGCCGGCCAAATACATCGCAGCGATTATCACCGAACGCGGGTTGATTCGTCCGGTGAACGAGCAAAACGTTCGTGAGCATCTTGCCGACTAA
- a CDS encoding aldehyde dehydrogenase (NADP(+)), whose amino-acid sequence MSRQPVLINGAWTESNASQVFHAVNPATRESLEAAFPVSSWEELESVLKAADAAFQEVQNWPGSRFADFLEGYADEIEKRQDALVEMANLETALPVSPRLRDGEFPRTTNQLRQAAEGARTGSWSRPIIDTTANIRSKFAAIGPVVVMGPNNFPFAFNSIAGGDFAAAVAAGNPVIAKGHPSHPGTTKLFAEAALAAAKATKMPDGFVQLVYRTSHEDGARLVSDHRVGAIGYTGSRHAGLALKKAADEAGKPIYLELSSINPVCILPGSLRERSAAIVDEFVGSCLMGTGQFCTNPGLVLLLKSQESTDFIHAIVQRFQDAPSGVLLAEGVLKSVSNGVQTLQSAGAELLCGGADADATGFQYQNTLLKVDGEKFLERPEEFQTEAFGNESLIVVANDVSQLVEIAAALEGNLTGCIYSDTDGTDDDIYNRIEPKLRQRVGRLLNDKMPTGVAVSPAMNHGGPFPATGHPGFTAVGMPTSIQRFAQLLCYDNVRPNRLPAELQDESTIPGLWRCVDGQWTQDSITNPAS is encoded by the coding sequence ATGAGCCGACAACCAGTTTTGATCAACGGAGCTTGGACCGAATCCAACGCTAGCCAAGTCTTTCATGCCGTCAATCCGGCGACTCGGGAATCGTTGGAGGCGGCTTTTCCGGTCAGTTCGTGGGAGGAATTGGAGTCGGTGCTGAAGGCGGCGGATGCGGCTTTTCAGGAGGTTCAAAATTGGCCAGGAAGCCGATTCGCGGACTTTCTCGAAGGGTACGCCGACGAAATCGAAAAACGGCAAGATGCACTTGTTGAAATGGCGAATTTGGAGACGGCGTTGCCGGTTTCGCCTCGTCTGCGGGATGGTGAGTTTCCTCGCACGACCAATCAACTCCGGCAGGCCGCCGAGGGAGCCCGAACCGGTTCGTGGTCGCGTCCTATCATCGATACGACAGCGAACATCCGCTCGAAATTCGCTGCGATCGGTCCCGTCGTTGTGATGGGGCCGAACAACTTTCCGTTCGCGTTTAACAGCATCGCGGGCGGAGACTTCGCCGCCGCCGTGGCTGCCGGGAATCCGGTAATTGCCAAAGGTCACCCATCACATCCGGGGACCACGAAATTATTCGCCGAAGCAGCGTTGGCGGCCGCAAAAGCGACGAAAATGCCCGATGGCTTCGTCCAATTGGTTTACCGAACCAGCCATGAAGACGGTGCCCGACTCGTCTCCGATCATCGTGTCGGTGCGATCGGGTATACCGGGTCCCGTCATGCCGGTCTGGCTCTCAAAAAAGCCGCTGATGAAGCCGGAAAACCGATTTATCTCGAACTCTCCAGCATCAATCCGGTTTGCATTCTGCCAGGATCGCTTCGCGAACGATCCGCAGCGATTGTCGATGAATTTGTCGGTAGTTGCTTGATGGGAACCGGCCAGTTTTGCACAAATCCGGGGCTTGTGTTGCTGCTGAAGTCGCAAGAGTCCACAGATTTTATTCATGCAATCGTGCAGCGATTTCAGGATGCTCCAAGTGGGGTTTTGTTGGCCGAAGGGGTTCTCAAATCGGTTTCGAATGGCGTGCAAACACTTCAGTCCGCAGGAGCAGAATTGCTGTGCGGTGGTGCCGATGCTGATGCAACTGGATTTCAGTATCAGAACACATTGCTCAAAGTCGATGGCGAGAAATTCTTGGAACGCCCTGAGGAATTTCAGACCGAAGCATTTGGGAATGAGTCGTTGATTGTCGTTGCGAACGACGTCAGTCAATTGGTGGAAATCGCGGCGGCTTTGGAAGGCAATCTGACGGGCTGTATCTATAGTGACACCGATGGTACCGACGACGACATTTACAACCGAATTGAGCCAAAACTGCGTCAGCGTGTTGGCCGTCTACTCAATGATAAAATGCCGACAGGTGTGGCCGTCAGTCCGGCGATGAATCACGGCGGACCATTCCCAGCGACTGGGCATCCGGGGTTTACGGCGGTCGGTATGCCAACGTCGATTCAACGTTTTGCTCAACTTTTGTGCTACGATAACGTTCGTCCCAATCGCCTCCCTGCCGAACTTCAGGACGAGTCAACGATTCCGGGTCTTTGGCGATGTGTCGATGGGCAATGGACGCAAGATTCCATCACCAACCCCGCGTCCTGA